A genomic segment from Zerene cesonia ecotype Mississippi chromosome 7, Zerene_cesonia_1.1, whole genome shotgun sequence encodes:
- the LOC119828283 gene encoding basic helix-loop-helix transcription factor scleraxis yields the protein MPRKRVNKSPSFEKKDDCLDDDDFLFDDTQSSSGRSGHEPQHRNAANARERARMRVLSKAFCRLKTTLPWVPADTKLSKLDTLRLAASYIAHLRALLHEPRSAHTPPHPLSLAWPFTFQHGGSLSCAISQRWNLSPQIDNANRNVSTQRDNVQTSACNENYAQDYSENDYDDRNYEEATNEASYSNTQFCNYGYKENYYEMRNSYSDVMNNV from the exons ATGCCGCGTAAACGGGTCAACAAATCACCATCTTTTGAAAAGAAGGATGATTGtcttgatgatgatgattttttgtTCGACGATACGCAATCCAGTtcag GAAGAAGTGGTCATGAGCCGCAACACAGAAACGCAGCTAACGCCAGAGAGCGGGCTCGTATGAGGGTGCTGTCAAAAGCTTTTTGCCG ATTAAAAACAACGTTACCCTGGGTACCTGCAGATACTAAACTGTCGAAACTGGACACACTGAGACTTGCTGCTTCATACATCGCTCATTTAAGGGCTTTGCTGCATGAACCGCGGTCGGCACACACCCCCCCGCATCCTTTGAGCCTA gCATGGCCATTCACCTTTCAGCATGGGGGTTCCCTTAGTTGTGCAATTTCTCAGCGATGGAATTTGAGCCCGCAAATTGATAATGCGAATCGCAATGTTTCCACCCAAAGGGACAATGTTCAGACAAGTGCCTGTAATGAGAATTACGCACAGGACTATTCTGAAAACGATTACGACGATAGAAACTATGAAGAAGCTACCAACGAAGCGTCTTATTCGAATACGCAGTTCTGCAATTATGGTTATAAAgagaattattatgaaatgagAAATTCTTATTCTGATGTTATGaataatgtgtaa
- the LOC119840807 gene encoding arf-GAP with dual PH domain-containing protein 1-like isoform X1, producing the protein MVDHNEKILLELLKKPGNNVCADCGAEDPDWASYNLGIFICMRCASIHRGMGAHISKVKHLELDRWEDSQVQRMKEVGNIAARHKYEERVPPCYRRPTKNDPQVLIEQWIRAKYEREEFSHPERQSYLSGTMEGFLMKRGKEDSRYQLRKFVLNENEDTLKYQHPSDGCSGPTGCLGRIFDRLRLKNFGRLRYHVKENKEPKGILKLSELNVSFAPAKIGHMNSMQLTFMKDGSTRHIYVYHEDPEVINCWYTAIRCAKLHLLQVAFPSTPQSDLLLRLPKDFAREGWLWKTGPRSSDVHRRRWFTLDNRKLMYHDEPLDAYPKGEIFIGHESTGYHIKVTNTGNGCKEARFPFHLVTPERTFCLAATTHEDRAGWLAVIQHTLKRPLTPQDSTIEATLVRKRTTSNSISIFSGR; encoded by the exons aTCCAGATTGGGCATCCTACAACCTCGGCATCTTCATATGCATGCGGTGCGCCAGCATCCACCGCGGTATGGGCGCACACATCAGCAAAGTGAAACACCTGGAACTCGACCGATGGGAGGATTCACAAGTTCAAAGGATGAAGGAAGTTGGCAATATAGCAGCTAGGCACAAATACGAAGAAAGGGTCCCCCCGTGCTATAGACGACCGACCAAAAATGATCCACA AGTGCTTATAGAACAATGGATACGGGCAAAATACGAACGTGAAGAATTCTCACATCCAGAGCGACAGAGCTATCTCTCTGGCACCATGGAAGGGTTCTTAATGAAGAGAGGAAAAGAGGATAGCCGTTATCAATTAaggaaatttgttttaaacgaAAACGAGGACACCTTGAA GTACCAGCACCCTTCGGACGGTTGTAGCGGTCCTACGGGTTGTCTCGGTCGTATATTCGATCGGCTTCGACTCAAAAACTTTGGTCGTTTGAG GTATCACgtgaaagaaaacaaagaACCGAAAGGTATCCTCAAATTATCGGAATTAAACGTGTCTTTTGCGCCCGCCAAAATTGGTCACATGAATTCCATGCAGCTCACATTCATGAAAGACGGTTCCACTCGTCACATCTACGTGTATCATGAAGACCCTGAAGTTATTAATTGCTG GTATACCGCAATACGGTGTGCTAAACTCCACCTCCTCCAAGTGGCGTTCCCCTCCACCCCCCAATCAGACCTGCTCCTCCGTCTACCGAAGGACTTCGCGCGAGAAGGTTGGCTCTGGAAGACTGGTCCCAGGTCCTCGGATGTGCATAGACGACGGTGGTTCACCTTGGACAATAGGAAACTGATGTACCATGATGAGCCACTCGATGCGTATCCAAAGGGAGAGATATTTATTG GCCACGAATCAACGGGCTACCACATTAAAGTGACGAACACGGGCAACGGGTGCAAGGAGGCGCGCTTCCCGTTCCACCTGGTGACGCCGGAGCGCACGTTCTGCCTCGCCGCCACGACGCACGAGGACCGCGCGGGCTGGCTCGCCGTCATACAGCACACGCTCAAGCGCCCGCTCACCCCGCAGGACTCCACCA TTGAAGCCACACTCGTACGTAAGCGAACAACATCCAACTCCATCAGTATATTTTCTGGCAGGTAG
- the LOC119840807 gene encoding arf-GAP with dual PH domain-containing protein 1-like isoform X2 produces the protein MVDHNEKILLELLKKPGNNVCADCGAEDPDWASYNLGIFICMRCASIHRGMGAHISKVKHLELDRWEDSQVQRMKEVGNIAARHKYEERVPPCYRRPTKNDPQVLIEQWIRAKYEREEFSHPERQSYLSGTMEGFLMKRGKEDSRYQLRKFVLNENEDTLKYHVKENKEPKGILKLSELNVSFAPAKIGHMNSMQLTFMKDGSTRHIYVYHEDPEVINCWYTAIRCAKLHLLQVAFPSTPQSDLLLRLPKDFAREGWLWKTGPRSSDVHRRRWFTLDNRKLMYHDEPLDAYPKGEIFIGHESTGYHIKVTNTGNGCKEARFPFHLVTPERTFCLAATTHEDRAGWLAVIQHTLKRPLTPQDSTIEATLVRKRTTSNSISIFSGR, from the exons aTCCAGATTGGGCATCCTACAACCTCGGCATCTTCATATGCATGCGGTGCGCCAGCATCCACCGCGGTATGGGCGCACACATCAGCAAAGTGAAACACCTGGAACTCGACCGATGGGAGGATTCACAAGTTCAAAGGATGAAGGAAGTTGGCAATATAGCAGCTAGGCACAAATACGAAGAAAGGGTCCCCCCGTGCTATAGACGACCGACCAAAAATGATCCACA AGTGCTTATAGAACAATGGATACGGGCAAAATACGAACGTGAAGAATTCTCACATCCAGAGCGACAGAGCTATCTCTCTGGCACCATGGAAGGGTTCTTAATGAAGAGAGGAAAAGAGGATAGCCGTTATCAATTAaggaaatttgttttaaacgaAAACGAGGACACCTTGAA GTATCACgtgaaagaaaacaaagaACCGAAAGGTATCCTCAAATTATCGGAATTAAACGTGTCTTTTGCGCCCGCCAAAATTGGTCACATGAATTCCATGCAGCTCACATTCATGAAAGACGGTTCCACTCGTCACATCTACGTGTATCATGAAGACCCTGAAGTTATTAATTGCTG GTATACCGCAATACGGTGTGCTAAACTCCACCTCCTCCAAGTGGCGTTCCCCTCCACCCCCCAATCAGACCTGCTCCTCCGTCTACCGAAGGACTTCGCGCGAGAAGGTTGGCTCTGGAAGACTGGTCCCAGGTCCTCGGATGTGCATAGACGACGGTGGTTCACCTTGGACAATAGGAAACTGATGTACCATGATGAGCCACTCGATGCGTATCCAAAGGGAGAGATATTTATTG GCCACGAATCAACGGGCTACCACATTAAAGTGACGAACACGGGCAACGGGTGCAAGGAGGCGCGCTTCCCGTTCCACCTGGTGACGCCGGAGCGCACGTTCTGCCTCGCCGCCACGACGCACGAGGACCGCGCGGGCTGGCTCGCCGTCATACAGCACACGCTCAAGCGCCCGCTCACCCCGCAGGACTCCACCA TTGAAGCCACACTCGTACGTAAGCGAACAACATCCAACTCCATCAGTATATTTTCTGGCAGGTAG